The following proteins are co-located in the Paenibacillus sp. JNUCC32 genome:
- the rpmB gene encoding 50S ribosomal protein L28 gives MARKCYVTGKKPSSGNHVSHANNHNKRSWGVNVQKVRILVDGKPKRVYVSTRALKSGKVTRV, from the coding sequence ATGGCTCGCAAATGTTATGTAACAGGCAAGAAACCAAGCAGTGGTAACCATGTTTCTCACGCTAACAACCACAACAAGCGTTCTTGGGGTGTCAACGTTCAAAAGGTTCGCATTTTGGTGGATGGCAAGCCAAAACGTGTATACGTCAGCACTCGCGCTTTGAAATCCGGTAAAGTGACTCGCGTATAA
- the spoVM gene encoding stage V sporulation protein SpoVM yields the protein MKFYTFKLPKFLGGFVKAILNTFHKS from the coding sequence ATGAAATTCTATACGTTCAAGCTGCCGAAGTTTTTGGGAGGTTTTGTGAAGGCCATCTTAAATACGTTTCACAAGAGCTGA
- the rpe gene encoding ribulose-phosphate 3-epimerase → MIKIAPSILSADFAKLGQEIKEAEASGADWIHVDVMDGHFVPNITLGPPIVQAIRPHTGLMLDVHLMIEQPELYIADFVKAGADLITVHAETCPHLHRVIHLIKEHGVKAGVAINPATPAHVLQEVLPDVDLVLVMTVNPGFGGQAFIERTVSKIAQLREWISNSDNPNIHIEVDGGITAETAPLVVEAGADVLVAGSAVFGKPDRAAAIAQIRDSVTS, encoded by the coding sequence ATGATAAAAATTGCGCCATCCATATTGTCGGCGGACTTTGCAAAGCTGGGGCAGGAAATTAAGGAAGCCGAAGCGAGCGGAGCCGACTGGATTCATGTGGACGTCATGGACGGGCATTTCGTGCCGAATATTACCCTGGGGCCGCCGATCGTCCAAGCGATCAGACCGCATACGGGCCTGATGCTCGACGTGCATCTGATGATCGAACAGCCGGAGTTGTATATTGCCGACTTCGTCAAGGCAGGAGCAGACTTGATCACGGTTCATGCCGAGACCTGCCCGCATCTTCACCGCGTCATCCATCTCATTAAAGAGCATGGCGTGAAGGCTGGCGTCGCGATTAATCCGGCCACGCCGGCCCATGTCCTTCAGGAAGTGCTTCCTGACGTGGATTTGGTGCTGGTGATGACCGTGAATCCCGGCTTCGGCGGACAGGCATTTATCGAGCGGACCGTAAGCAAGATTGCGCAGCTGCGTGAATGGATTTCAAACTCCGACAATCCGAATATCCATATCGAAGTGGATGGCGGCATTACGGCGGAGACGGCGCCGCTCGTGGTGGAAGCGGGAGCGGATGTCCTGGTTGCGGGCAGCGCGGTCTTCGGCAAGCCGGATCGGGCGGCGGCCATTGCCCAAATCCGAGACAGCGTAACATCTTGA
- the rsgA gene encoding ribosome small subunit-dependent GTPase A: MLEGLIVKALSGYYYVKPLQDGNIISGEDPAVQCRARGIFKKKGISPLVGDRVKYSLTENGEGTVDEILPRSSQLIRPPVANVDLAVLLFSVKEPDLSLHLLDKFLVHIEHSGLEALICLTKQDLADDSDDVLEQVKRQYEEIGYEVLITSSLQGIGTEEVKDRLAGRISVFSGQSGVGKSSLLNALMPGLSLETSEISLRLGRGRHTTRHVELIELDNGGYVADTPGFSQLDFLELGVEELSTCFKEFAPYAAECKFRGCSHIQEPGCRVIQAKEDGIILASRYEHYVEFYTEMKDKKRRY; this comes from the coding sequence ATGCTAGAGGGACTGATCGTGAAGGCACTAAGCGGATATTACTATGTCAAACCACTGCAGGATGGCAACATTATATCCGGGGAGGACCCAGCGGTTCAATGCAGAGCCCGCGGCATTTTCAAAAAGAAAGGCATCTCTCCGCTCGTTGGAGATCGCGTGAAGTATTCATTGACTGAGAATGGGGAGGGGACCGTGGATGAAATACTTCCACGGTCTTCCCAATTAATTCGCCCGCCTGTCGCGAACGTCGACTTGGCGGTGCTGTTGTTTTCGGTCAAGGAACCGGACTTGAGCCTGCATCTGCTGGACAAGTTCCTGGTACATATTGAGCATTCGGGCCTTGAGGCGTTGATCTGCCTGACGAAGCAGGACCTTGCAGACGACTCGGACGATGTATTGGAGCAGGTCAAGCGCCAGTACGAAGAAATCGGGTATGAAGTGCTTATAACCAGCTCCTTGCAAGGCATCGGTACCGAAGAGGTGAAGGACCGCCTGGCCGGTCGAATCAGCGTATTCTCCGGTCAATCCGGCGTCGGCAAGTCGTCCCTGCTCAATGCGTTGATGCCGGGCCTCTCGCTGGAGACCAGCGAAATCAGCCTGCGCCTTGGCCGCGGCCGGCATACGACGCGCCACGTGGAGCTGATTGAGCTTGATAACGGAGGTTATGTTGCCGATACGCCCGGCTTTAGCCAGCTGGACTTTCTGGAGCTGGGTGTCGAGGAGCTGTCGACCTGCTTCAAGGAGTTTGCTCCTTATGCGGCTGAATGCAAATTCAGAGGCTGCAGTCACATCCAGGAGCCTGGCTGCCGGGTGATTCAAGCCAAAGAGGATGGAATCATCCTAGCAAGCCGTTATGAGCACTACGTGGAGTTTTATACCGAGATGAAAGACAAGAAGCGGAGGTACTGA
- the pknB gene encoding Stk1 family PASTA domain-containing Ser/Thr kinase: MIGHELAGRYKIIERIGGGGMALVYKAQDILLNRNVAIKVLRQQFVHDEEFIRRFRREAQSAASLSHSNVVSIYDVGQEEDVHYIVMEYIEGQNLNEIIKERAPLQVEEAVRIATQICDALGHAHHNQIIHRDIKPHNILIGRNGRVKVTDFGIARAVTSTTITQTGSVVGSVHYFSPEHAKGVVTGEKSDLYSLGIVLYQMLTARLPFLGESPISVALKHLQEEFDEPREVNPLIPQSVENIILKSMRKNPEERYQSAEEMMDDLETCLMPMRLNEPKMEFEDDADSTLVMPALKTMQRSSQHHHDQDDDSDDDEFEEKPTGKPKKKWVKPTIIIGSVLLFLGLMLGVVMYVNNMLEVPEVKVPPVVGMTEEEAIRELEAQGLTVNEEVIREYKPNVDEGVVFAQDKEPETMLKKGSPVQLSVGDAKPLPEMPDLNGMTFDEAVAALKEIGVKETSIKPSSEKNDEVPQGKIFKQSPEASTKIDPETEVISVTVSEGKNLVPMPGVVGLEQENAVNILESNGFKIAAIKERSSFEVKKGIVIEQWPHEANQQVAPGSDITLFVSSGYPSDALEYNYSVPVSPSAEGQESKIRVVFSDALGDNQEAVNKTITTSEMVPVKLLLAPDKHATVMIFRDGRQVDTYSVSYTDVKNGTVPQPTFEQPPEQPDVPVDSNPDEGNGEDGSNEEDDAAYHWDNGSEGNAKGKGKGKDND, encoded by the coding sequence ATGATCGGACATGAATTGGCTGGTCGTTATAAGATTATTGAACGCATCGGCGGCGGCGGCATGGCGCTGGTCTACAAGGCTCAGGATATTTTGCTGAACCGGAACGTAGCGATCAAAGTGCTGCGCCAGCAGTTTGTGCACGACGAGGAATTTATTCGCCGTTTCCGGCGTGAGGCACAATCGGCGGCTTCATTGTCGCATTCCAACGTGGTCAGCATCTACGATGTGGGCCAAGAGGAAGATGTGCATTACATCGTCATGGAATATATCGAAGGTCAGAATTTGAATGAAATCATTAAAGAACGGGCGCCGCTGCAGGTCGAAGAAGCCGTACGGATTGCGACCCAGATCTGCGATGCATTGGGGCATGCCCATCATAACCAGATTATCCACCGCGATATTAAACCGCATAACATTCTGATTGGCCGTAACGGGAGGGTCAAAGTAACCGACTTTGGCATTGCCAGGGCGGTCACGTCGACAACCATTACGCAGACAGGCTCCGTCGTGGGTTCTGTGCATTATTTCTCGCCGGAGCACGCCAAGGGCGTCGTGACGGGGGAGAAATCGGATTTATATTCACTTGGTATCGTATTATATCAAATGCTCACGGCCCGTCTTCCTTTTCTGGGCGAGAGCCCGATCAGCGTTGCACTGAAGCATCTGCAGGAGGAATTTGACGAGCCTAGGGAAGTGAACCCGCTCATTCCTCAAAGCGTGGAGAACATCATCCTGAAGTCCATGCGCAAAAATCCGGAGGAGCGTTACCAGTCGGCGGAAGAAATGATGGACGACCTCGAGACGTGTTTGATGCCGATGCGCCTCAATGAGCCGAAGATGGAGTTCGAGGACGATGCCGATTCTACCCTGGTCATGCCGGCGCTCAAAACGATGCAGCGCAGCAGCCAGCATCATCATGACCAAGATGACGACTCGGATGACGATGAGTTTGAGGAAAAGCCAACCGGCAAGCCGAAGAAAAAGTGGGTCAAGCCGACCATCATTATCGGCTCTGTACTCTTATTCCTCGGCCTTATGTTAGGCGTCGTCATGTATGTGAACAATATGCTGGAGGTGCCGGAGGTTAAGGTGCCGCCAGTGGTAGGCATGACGGAGGAGGAAGCGATCCGCGAGCTAGAGGCCCAAGGTTTGACGGTGAATGAGGAAGTCATTCGCGAATATAAACCGAATGTGGATGAAGGCGTCGTGTTTGCACAGGACAAGGAACCAGAGACCATGCTGAAGAAGGGCTCACCGGTTCAGTTATCGGTCGGGGATGCGAAGCCGCTCCCGGAAATGCCGGACCTTAATGGGATGACGTTTGATGAGGCAGTTGCTGCATTAAAAGAGATTGGAGTCAAGGAAACCTCCATCAAGCCATCGTCTGAAAAAAATGATGAAGTACCTCAGGGCAAGATCTTTAAACAAAGCCCGGAAGCCAGTACAAAAATCGATCCAGAAACTGAAGTAATCAGCGTAACGGTGAGCGAGGGCAAGAATTTGGTCCCTATGCCGGGCGTGGTTGGCTTAGAGCAGGAGAATGCCGTCAATATTTTGGAGTCAAATGGCTTTAAGATTGCAGCAATCAAAGAGAGATCTAGTTTTGAAGTGAAAAAAGGCATCGTAATAGAGCAATGGCCGCATGAGGCCAATCAACAAGTTGCACCAGGCTCCGATATCACGCTGTTCGTCAGCTCCGGCTATCCTTCGGACGCGCTCGAGTATAATTACAGCGTACCGGTGTCGCCGAGCGCCGAAGGACAAGAAAGCAAAATCCGGGTGGTCTTCAGCGACGCGCTGGGAGACAACCAGGAAGCCGTAAACAAGACCATTACGACTTCCGAAATGGTACCCGTTAAGCTGCTGCTTGCTCCCGACAAACACGCGACGGTCATGATATTCCGTGACGGCCGCCAGGTGGATACGTACAGCGTAAGCTACACCGACGTCAAGAACGGAACCGTGCCGCAGCCGACCTTTGAGCAGCCGCCTGAGCAGCCTGATGTACCGGTGGACTCCAACCCGGATGAGGGAAATGGCGAGGACGGTTCGAATGAGGAAGATGATGCTGCTTATCACTGGGATAACGGCAGCGAAGGAAACGCCAAGGGTAAGGGCAAAGGCAAAGACAACGATTAG
- a CDS encoding Stp1/IreP family PP2C-type Ser/Thr phosphatase, giving the protein MIKTVHVSHVGRVRPVNEDSVFVSTLEHGYTLGVVADGMGGHLAGDTASRLAVDTVAADLSSLEQDMSMDGVRAALGDAILHANAVIYQEASADERLHNMGTTIVAVLLRGSEGYIGHIGDSRAYKVVPGQVIRLTDDHTLVNELFKSGQITEDQLETHPRKNVLSRALGTDVDVTVELTPVTLGEGEVLLLCSDGLSNRVSRELIGQISGSLDLPLEERADRLLQLALLAGGEDNITVAMFEHQEEVVGQRIKGWDS; this is encoded by the coding sequence TTGATCAAGACGGTTCATGTAAGCCATGTGGGACGCGTTCGTCCTGTTAATGAAGATTCGGTATTTGTTAGCACATTGGAGCATGGCTATACCTTGGGTGTGGTTGCCGACGGCATGGGCGGCCACCTTGCGGGCGACACCGCCAGCAGGCTTGCGGTAGATACCGTGGCCGCGGATTTGTCCTCTTTGGAGCAGGACATGTCCATGGACGGCGTTCGGGCTGCGCTTGGCGATGCCATATTGCACGCCAATGCAGTTATCTATCAGGAAGCCTCGGCAGATGAGCGGCTTCACAATATGGGCACGACGATCGTAGCGGTGCTGCTGCGAGGCTCCGAAGGTTATATCGGTCATATCGGGGACAGCCGGGCTTACAAAGTCGTTCCCGGACAAGTCATTCGGCTCACGGATGATCACACATTGGTTAATGAGCTTTTTAAGAGCGGTCAGATTACGGAAGATCAACTGGAAACCCATCCCCGGAAAAACGTATTAAGCCGGGCACTTGGAACGGATGTGGACGTGACGGTTGAGCTTACGCCGGTTACGCTCGGGGAAGGCGAAGTGCTGCTGCTATGCAGTGACGGACTCAGCAACCGGGTCAGCCGCGAGCTGATCGGACAAATTTCCGGTTCACTTGACCTTCCTCTGGAAGAAAGAGCGGATCGCCTGCTTCAACTGGCACTTCTCGCTGGCGGTGAGGACAACATCACAGTCGCAATGTTTGAACATCAAGAAGAGGTTGTCGGGCAACGTATAAAGGGGTGGGATTCATGA
- the rlmN gene encoding 23S rRNA (adenine(2503)-C(2))-methyltransferase RlmN, producing the protein MKPFIYDYSLEELQAWAQENGEPAFRGTQIYDWLYVKRVNDFAEMTNLSKELRAKLEQEFSFVTLTEITKLESKDGTVKFLFGLHDDHAIETVIMRHNYGNSICVTTQVGCRIGCTFCASTLGGLKRNLTSGEIVAQVVQAQKILDKTGERVSSIVIMGSGEPFENYEATMKFLRTMIHEKGLNIGQRHITVSTSGIVPNIYKFTEEDTQINLAISIHAPNDKLRSKLMPVNRRFPFDDVIESLRYYQAKTGRRITFEYALIGGVNDQVEHAEELADVIKDMNCFVNLIPVNHVPERKYVRTSRNDIFKFQRALADKGVNVTIRREQGHDIAAACGQLRAKHMELR; encoded by the coding sequence ATGAAACCTTTTATATATGATTATTCACTGGAAGAGCTTCAAGCCTGGGCTCAAGAGAACGGGGAGCCCGCGTTTCGGGGAACCCAGATTTATGACTGGCTGTACGTGAAGCGGGTGAACGACTTCGCGGAAATGACGAATCTGTCCAAAGAGCTTCGGGCCAAGCTGGAGCAGGAATTCAGCTTCGTGACCCTGACGGAGATCACCAAGCTGGAATCCAAGGACGGAACGGTCAAGTTTCTGTTCGGCCTTCATGATGACCATGCCATCGAGACCGTCATCATGCGGCATAACTACGGCAACAGCATCTGCGTTACGACGCAGGTCGGCTGCCGTATCGGATGTACCTTCTGCGCATCCACGCTGGGAGGCTTGAAGCGAAACCTGACCTCCGGCGAAATTGTTGCCCAGGTGGTTCAGGCACAGAAGATTCTCGATAAAACGGGAGAACGCGTCAGCAGCATAGTGATCATGGGTTCAGGCGAACCGTTTGAGAACTATGAGGCGACCATGAAATTCCTGCGCACGATGATCCATGAAAAAGGATTGAATATCGGCCAACGCCACATTACCGTATCCACGAGCGGCATTGTGCCTAACATCTATAAATTCACCGAAGAGGATACCCAGATTAATCTGGCCATCTCCATTCATGCGCCGAACGATAAGCTGCGTTCCAAGCTGATGCCCGTGAACCGCCGGTTCCCGTTTGACGACGTGATTGAATCGCTTCGTTATTACCAGGCTAAAACCGGACGCCGCATTACGTTTGAATACGCCTTGATCGGCGGGGTGAACGATCAGGTGGAGCATGCCGAAGAGCTTGCTGACGTCATCAAGGATATGAACTGCTTCGTCAATCTGATTCCGGTTAACCATGTGCCGGAACGGAAATATGTTCGCACATCGCGTAACGATATTTTCAAATTTCAACGTGCGTTAGCAGACAAGGGGGTCAATGTGACCATCCGTCGTGAACAAGGCCATGATATCGCTGCCGCTTGCGGCCAGCTGCGGGCCAAGCATATGGAGTTGAGGTGA
- the rsmB gene encoding 16S rRNA (cytosine(967)-C(5))-methyltransferase RsmB, whose translation MNVLTQVEQEGAYSNLLLNSALQKSTLAKSDAGLATELIYGTISRLNTLDYFLDKFVNKGVRKLQPWVRALLRISLYQIVYLDRIPDHAVVSEAVNLAKRRGHQGISGMVNGVLRNILRQKETLAIPEDMTDAQRISLLHSHPQWLVERWISQYGTEATEAICAANNEPPAVSVRVNTTMISRDDMLKLMGSHGLDASPSSVSPYGIVVKGAGNMALTDWYRDGMISIQDESSMLVAEAVQPEPGMRILDCCAAPGGKSAHMGELMKDEGSIVANDIHAHKGKLISDQASRLGLDSISIVTGDALDLADRFEPASFDRILLDAPCSGLGVIRRKPDLKWGKSQEDIHEIAALQLRLLESVSTLLRPGGILVYSTCTIEPMENEGVVSAFLEGHSEFAIAEDGFGALSRLGENSLARGGGIQILPQHYHSDGFYIARLGRRSS comes from the coding sequence ATGAATGTATTGACTCAGGTTGAGCAGGAGGGGGCGTACAGCAATCTCCTGCTCAACTCCGCTCTGCAGAAGTCCACGCTTGCCAAGAGCGACGCGGGACTAGCCACGGAGCTGATCTACGGCACGATCTCGCGGCTGAACACGCTTGATTATTTTTTGGACAAGTTTGTCAACAAAGGGGTGCGGAAGCTTCAGCCTTGGGTAAGGGCGCTGCTTCGCATCAGCCTTTATCAGATCGTGTACCTGGATCGGATCCCGGACCATGCGGTTGTCAGCGAAGCCGTTAATCTGGCGAAGCGCCGCGGGCATCAAGGGATCTCCGGCATGGTGAACGGGGTGCTTCGGAATATTCTGCGTCAGAAGGAAACCCTGGCCATTCCGGAGGATATGACGGACGCCCAGCGCATTTCCCTTCTGCATTCCCATCCGCAGTGGCTGGTGGAGCGCTGGATTTCCCAGTACGGTACGGAGGCAACAGAGGCGATCTGTGCCGCAAACAATGAACCGCCGGCTGTCAGCGTAAGGGTGAACACCACGATGATCAGCCGCGATGACATGCTGAAATTAATGGGCAGCCATGGCCTGGATGCTTCCCCATCGTCAGTTAGTCCCTACGGGATTGTCGTTAAGGGCGCGGGCAATATGGCCTTGACCGATTGGTATCGTGACGGGATGATCTCGATCCAGGACGAAAGCTCGATGCTCGTGGCCGAGGCCGTTCAGCCTGAGCCGGGCATGCGCATCCTCGATTGCTGCGCGGCCCCGGGCGGAAAGAGCGCCCATATGGGCGAGCTGATGAAGGACGAGGGCAGCATCGTCGCCAACGATATTCATGCCCATAAAGGGAAGCTGATATCGGATCAAGCCAGTCGTTTGGGACTGGACAGCATTTCGATCGTGACGGGGGATGCGCTGGATTTGGCAGACCGCTTCGAGCCTGCGTCTTTCGACCGAATTTTGCTGGATGCTCCCTGCTCCGGCCTTGGCGTGATCCGGCGCAAGCCGGATCTGAAGTGGGGCAAGTCCCAGGAGGACATCCATGAGATTGCGGCGCTGCAGCTCAGGCTGCTGGAGTCGGTCTCGACCTTGCTGCGTCCCGGAGGGATCTTGGTATACAGCACGTGCACGATTGAACCGATGGAGAATGAAGGCGTGGTATCTGCTTTTCTGGAAGGCCATTCCGAATTCGCCATTGCTGAAGACGGCTTTGGAGCCTTAAGCCGGCTGGGCGAGAATTCGCTTGCGCGAGGCGGCGGCATTCAAATCCTGCCCCAGCACTATCACAGCGACGGCTTTTACATTGCCAGACTCGGCAGACGTTCCTCTTAA
- the fmt gene encoding methionyl-tRNA formyltransferase: MNIVFMGTPAFAVPSLEMLIAEGYTIAAVVTQPDRPQGRKKVLTPTPVKEAALRHGIPVLQPQRLRNPEAVAELAEYKPDLIVTAAYGQILPKSVLDMPALGCLNVHGSLLPAYRGGAPIQRSIINGESVTGITLMYMAEGLDTGDMIARTEVPIEDDDTAGTMFEKLSQAGAELLRRELPRLVKGKVEAEPQDDSKATYAPNLTRDDEKIDWSRTSREIYDQIRGLVPYSGGFTLWNGEVFKVWAAAKPDSAQKPSGDAQPGTVLELHEKGIVVKTGDGTLTLLTVQPSGKKAMDAAQFVRGTSLTAGTVLS, encoded by the coding sequence ATGAATATCGTATTTATGGGCACCCCCGCCTTTGCAGTACCCAGTCTGGAAATGCTGATTGCCGAAGGATACACGATAGCCGCCGTCGTTACGCAGCCGGACCGTCCGCAGGGGCGCAAAAAAGTGCTGACCCCGACGCCGGTCAAGGAAGCCGCCCTTCGTCACGGCATCCCTGTCCTGCAGCCGCAGCGACTGCGGAATCCGGAAGCCGTGGCCGAACTGGCCGAATATAAACCCGATCTGATCGTCACGGCCGCGTACGGCCAAATCCTGCCGAAATCGGTGCTGGATATGCCGGCGCTTGGCTGCCTGAACGTCCACGGCTCGCTGCTCCCCGCTTATCGGGGAGGAGCGCCGATTCAGCGGAGCATCATCAATGGAGAGTCCGTCACGGGCATCACGCTGATGTATATGGCGGAGGGACTCGACACCGGGGACATGATCGCCCGCACCGAGGTCCCTATTGAAGACGATGATACGGCTGGAACCATGTTCGAGAAGCTGAGCCAAGCCGGAGCGGAGCTGCTTCGGCGGGAGCTGCCGCGGCTCGTGAAGGGCAAGGTGGAGGCCGAGCCTCAGGATGATTCGAAGGCAACGTATGCTCCGAATCTGACCCGGGATGACGAGAAGATCGACTGGAGCCGCACTTCCCGCGAAATCTACGATCAGATTCGCGGCCTGGTTCCTTATTCCGGCGGGTTCACGCTGTGGAACGGCGAAGTGTTTAAAGTATGGGCAGCGGCTAAGCCGGACAGCGCCCAGAAGCCATCTGGCGATGCGCAGCCCGGGACCGTGCTTGAGCTGCATGAGAAAGGGATCGTCGTGAAAACAGGCGACGGTACGCTGACGCTGCTTACGGTTCAGCCCAGCGGCAAGAAGGCAATGGATGCGGCGCAATTCGTCCGCGGGACGAGCCTGACGGCCGGGACGGTGCTGTCGTGA
- the def gene encoding peptide deformylase — translation MAIRIIVKEPDEVLHKKAKEVTKITPNVQKLLDDMADTMYDAEGVGLAAPQVGILKRLIVIDAGDEHGLIKMINPEIVESEGEQFGPEGCLSIPGWNGDVRRAEKVTVKGLDREGNELVITGTGLLARAFQHEIDHLNGVLFTEIADRVYEYVPEQPRNELENR, via the coding sequence ATGGCGATTCGTATTATCGTTAAAGAACCGGATGAGGTTCTTCATAAAAAGGCAAAGGAAGTTACTAAAATTACGCCGAACGTTCAAAAGCTCCTGGACGATATGGCCGATACCATGTACGATGCGGAAGGCGTCGGGCTGGCCGCGCCGCAGGTCGGCATACTGAAGCGCCTGATTGTTATCGATGCGGGCGATGAGCACGGCTTGATCAAGATGATCAATCCGGAGATCGTGGAGAGCGAGGGCGAGCAATTCGGGCCGGAAGGCTGCCTGAGTATTCCAGGCTGGAACGGGGATGTTCGACGTGCGGAGAAAGTAACGGTTAAGGGGCTTGACCGCGAAGGCAATGAGCTTGTCATTACGGGTACAGGGCTGCTTGCGCGAGCATTTCAGCATGAAATCGATCATTTGAACGGGGTGCTGTTTACGGAAATCGCCGACCGGGTGTATGAGTACGTTCCGGAACAGCCGAGAAATGAGTTGGAGAACCGATGA